From Aspergillus chevalieri M1 DNA, chromosome 4, nearly complete sequence, a single genomic window includes:
- a CDS encoding uncharacterized protein (COG:L;~EggNog:ENOG410PI7H;~InterPro:IPR011545,IPR027417,IPR005468,IPR014001;~PFAM:PF00270,PF04851;~TransMembrane:1 (o1165-1188i);~go_function: GO:0003676 - nucleic acid binding [Evidence IEA];~go_function: GO:0005524 - ATP binding [Evidence IEA];~go_function: GO:0009374 - biotin binding [Evidence IEA]): MVVQKALWLDPHVGDIIQMWQAQASTANGTVNGMVNGTPNGTPNGTPNGTPASPIAWPLASADAQLADIDEGCDSASPTRSTPTTVHDRPSFHDHVQQMVSRFMIRGTHGPMQTLLDWRTYGLKIHYNSTAPGHVAWMGADELLYKDLHFTMGEFRGFIHRLVGATRELLCELLCIADGSSSAHTPSTMPLPAIPWQGLYDDPTQGHPGWNFLHDRRTRWPVDGRWWMIQRLRTERPVQQQFMRRGAIHGPLVAQYLARVARFKEKLAVAIHMTAGQPARAPELLSVQYVNTPNNQFRNVFIEDGMVTLVTAYHKGFHASNDSKLIHRYVPRAVGELVVWYMWLAMPFIDQLTAWQAGTAHGTVNGTSNGMSNGTSNGTWNGMSNGTSNGMSNGTSNGTLNGTRAGTVNGTVNGTVNGMSNGTSNGTLNSTLNSTWNGTQAGTLNGTLNGTANGILNGTLIGTQAGTANGTRASTVNGTSNSTLNGTWNGTRAGTVNGTLNGRANGTLNGTSNGTANGISNDTLNGTSNSTLNGTRAGTVNGTVNGTVNGMSNGTSNGTLNSTLNSTWNGTQAGTLNGTLNGTANGILNGTLIGTQAGTANGTRASTVNGTSNSTLNGTWNGTRAGTVNGTLNGRANGTLNGTSNGTANGISNDTLNGTSNSTLNGTSNSMLNGTTNSIPIGTLNGTSNGTWNGTRAGTVNGTSNSTLNGTWNGTPNGTVNGMLNGRLNGTSNSTSNSTPIGTPIGTQAGTSNSTLNGTLNSTLNGTWNGTQAGTLNGTLNGTANGTLNGTLIGTSNGTPAWQPPSPYLWGPDPGMQRPWTPERFREVLKRETQARLGQALNIPAYRDIAIGISRRFLRASSTFTSDRQDETEQAAALDADCEDGMDADQWMAHMTDLQAGHSSHVAGMVYGRQLMEQAGTTSHRRAMFRQSSVDWHQFLGFGCGTGVPGDVHADIDAGGLRAGLVDEGSCPSRRPGQEQVRARLVDDPGQEWVRACLVDDPGQEWVRACLVNDPGQERVRARLVSDPSQEGVRARLVDEGNRPIHHPGQERVRARLVDEGSCPIHHPGQERVRACLVNDPGQERVRARPVLGKRKRAPWQVEAEEHHMERRHQLQTMDMAAALQQMTGQAGMQFQGIQAPAMAAIQQGKSPVVAVMPTGGGKSMLFMLPAWAVPGGTTIVVVPLISLRQDMQQRCRRLGIPCMAWDRQQPCDEAAIVLVTPESAVTPDFHSFINRLVVMQRLDRVVIDECHVIMNQQKNFRSAMAQLGKLVRARTQMVFLTATLPPEMEPEFSQRIHHPQDQIDIYRARTSRGNVAYGVWRPPIPHTAPHGYGWEQDARIIQFLQAQLQWARARGEDGDICQPGPPGAGDGGGIGM, translated from the coding sequence atggtggtgcagaaggcactgtggttggatccccatgtgggggacattattcagatgtggcaggcacaggctagcacggcgaatggcacagtgaatggcatggtgaatggcactccgaatggcactccgaatggcactccaaatggcacaccggctagcccaatagcatggccgttggccagtgcagatgcccaactggccgatatcgatgagggctgtgatagtgccagtcccacacgctccacccccaccacggtgcacgatcgcccgtcatttcatgaccatgtgcagcagatggtcagccgcttcatgatccgtggcacccatgggcccatgcagacattgctcgactggcgcacatatgggttgaagatccattacaatagcacggcgccgggccatgtggcgtggatgggagccgatgagctgttgtacaaggatctgcatttcacgatgggtgaattccgtgggttcatccacaggctggttggggccacacgggagctgctgtgtgaactattatgtattgccgatggttccagcagcgcccacaccccaagcaccatgccgctgcccgccatcccgtggcagggcttgtatgatgatcccacccaggggcacccgggctggaactttttgcatgatcgccggacccggtggcccgtggatggccggtggtggatgatccagcggctgcgcacagagcgccccgtgcagcagcaattcatgcgccggggggcgatccacggcccattggtggcacagtatctggcccgggtggcccggttcaaggagaaactggctgtggccatccatatgacggcggggcagccggcacgggcccccgagctgctcagtgtgcagtatgtcaacacgccgaacaaccaattccgcaatgtgttcattgaggatgggatggtgacactggtgactgcataccacaagggcttccatgcgagcaacgacagcaagctgatccaccggtatgtgccacgggcggtcggggagttggtggtgtggtatatgtggctggcgatgccattcattgaccagttgacagcgtggcaggccggcactgcgcatggcacggtgaatggcacatcgaatggtatgtcaaatggcacatcgaacggcacatggaatggtatgtcgaatggcacatcgaatggtatgtcgaatggcacatcgaacggcacattgaatggcacacgagccggcacggtgaatggcacggtgaatggtacagtgaatggcatgtcgaacggcacatcgaacggcacattgaacagcacattgaacagcacatggaatggcacacaagccggcacattgaatggcacactgaatggcacggcgaacggcatactgaatggcacactgattggcacacaagccggcacggcgaatggcacacgagccagcacggtgaatggcacatcaaacagcacattgaacggcacatggaatggcacacgagccggcacggtcaatggcacactgaatggcagggcgaacggcacactgaatggcacatcaaacggcacagcaaatggcatatcaaacgacacactgaatggcacatcgaacagcacattgaatggcacacgagccggcacggtgaatggcacggtgaatggtacagtgaatggcatgtcgaacggcacatcgaacggcacattgaacagcacattgaacagcacatggaatggcacacaagccggcacattgaatggcacactgaatggcacggcgaacggcatactgaatggcacactgattggcacacaagccggcacggcgaatggcacacgagccagcacggtgaatggcacatcaaacagcacattgaacggcacatggaatggcacacgagccggcacggtcaatggcacactgaatggcagggcgaacggcacactgaatggcacatcaaacggcacagcaaatggcatatcaaacgacacactgaatggcacatcgaacagcacattgaacggcacatcgaacagcatgttgaacggcacaacaaacagcataccgattggcacattgaacggcacatcgaatggcacatggaatggcacacgagctggcacagtgaatggcacatcgaacagcacattgaacggcacatggaatggcacaccaaatggtacggtgaatggcatgttgaatggtagactgaacggcacatcaaacagcacatcgaacagcacaccgattggcacaccgattggcacacaggccggcacatcaaacagcacattgaatggcacattgaacagcacattgaacggcacatggaatggcacacaagccggcacattgaatggcacactgaatggcacggcgaacggcacactgaatggcacattgattggcacgtcgaacggcacaccggcatggcagccccccagcccatatttatggggccccgacccgggcatgcagcggccatggacccccgagcgattccgggaggtgttgaagcgggagacccaggcccggctcggccaggcattgaatattccggcgtaccgggacattgccattggcatcagccggcggttcctgcgggcatccagcacattcaccagtgaccgccaggatgaaacggagcaggcggcggcattggatgctgactgtgaggacggcatggatgcggaccagtggatggcgcatatgacggatttacaggcgggccattcatcgcacgtggcggggatggtatatgggcggcagctgatggagcaggcgggcacaacaagccaccggcgggcaatgttccggcagtccagtgtggattggcaccagtttctggggttcggctgcggcacgggggttccaggagatgtccatgccgacattgatgccggtgggcttcgggctggcttggtggatgaaggcagctgtccaagccgccgtcccggtcaggaacaggttagggctcgcttggtggatgatcccggtcaggaatgggttagggcttgcttggtggatgatcccggtcaggaatgggttagggcttgcttggtgaatgatcccggtcaggaacgggttagggctcgcttggtgagtgatcccagtcaggaaggggttagggctcgcttggtggatgaaggcaaccgtccaattcaccatcccggtcaggaacgggttagggctcgcttggtggatgaaggtagctgtccaattcaccatcccggtcaggaacgggttagggcttgcttggtgaatgatcccggtcaggaacgggttagggctcgccccgtgcttgggaaacgcaagcgggccccatggcaggtggaggctgaggagcaccacatggagcggcgccaccagctgcagaccatggacatggccgctgcgctgcagcagatgaccggtcaggccggcatgcagttccagggcatccaggcacccgccatggcggcgatccagcagggcaagagccccgtggtggcagtcatgcccaccggcggtgggaaaagcatgttattcatgttgcccgcgtgggccgtccccgggggcaccaccattgtggtggtgccattgatctcgctgcggcaggatatgcagcagcggtgccggcggctaggcatcccatgtatggcatgggaccggcagcagccatgtgatgaagcagccattgtgctggtcacaccggaatcggctgtcacccccgatttccattcattcatcaaccggttggtggtgatgcagcggctggaccgggtggtgattgatgaatgcCATGTCATTAtgaaccagcagaagaacttccggtccgccatggcacagcttgggaagctcgttcgggcccgtacacagatggtgtttttaacggccacattgccccccgagatggaaccggagttcagccagcgcattcaccacccacaggatcagatcgatatatatcgggcccgcacgagccgcggcaatgtggcatatggggtgtggcggccaccgattccacacactgcaccacatggatatggatgggagcaggatgcccggattattcagttcctgcaggcgcagctccagtgggcccgggcccggggggaagatggtgatatatgccaaccgggtccaccaggtgcaggcgatggcggcggtattgggatgtga
- a CDS encoding DUF3435 domain-containing protein (COG:S;~EggNog:ENOG410Q28Y;~InterPro:IPR021842;~PFAM:PF11917;~TransMembrane:1 (o296-316i)): protein MLVVDPENNPYSFPALEYMAESPALVHIIQSISAHHEQYFSRAIVTAFEERGKALLLLRKELEQQPRTGSQASLLLTMMLLAMSHGVDCDMADFEREEPSKWINAHQALREVTPNDIHRFLNYCLKLKYGQGGRHLKGTKKASALRADWKSLRGYYRKITRNKISQDDSEEVNAGIRSLVDKFQLDTQERDKTPVYIQDLTEFTETILRTQEKRFYVGYERIQLCIFTMLGIYTVNRLSALLSLQFKHLQFSIQRDPLGGPPVLLVEIRSEHTKQFLGISQLNNFPLPEIIDDPSLIFSPHVFLFGTLFWLNAFAAPRLNSMERLRELLIEDGRQQMVLPLKPEIKEYYLFCMTRVVDGDAVLQWNQPMNESTMSGRLNSLGLIHGWLHSMFAHRFRYGGGKMLNESGAVSEAQQNLIMKHADIRTFLDHYLPRNIDTDMQNIMNGRDPNTTLMRAITRMSRWIDKRRPRHLSDKQRASLRQHPDYLEAVRRRDKRARAIKHNSSPQMQSQLDRLSREVTNTFNRLCRALRETTRKEFDHKQAVIDIERQLSGTAVNDDEAKEVLQNEAQMLPDQIHLLEKLLTWPTSRSLEAEWQRRNVAVMAVTKYCSVREGGPLRGRSKRKVPSEGFDDEQPVTRKHNAGGHCSLDLSPPPKNILQKAEEHIRTAERPKKCFQCYGDDQLPDHRRAQEWTEYKSILRHFRSKHLKDRRCDFCETELLHEMHLRNHAAAIHRLVT, encoded by the exons ATGCTGGTGGTTGACCCTGAGAATAACCCATATTCCTTTCCAGCGCTGGAATACATGGCAGAATCGCCAGCGTTGGTGCATATTATCCAATCAATCAGTGCTCACCATGAACAATACTTCTCGCGCGCCATAGTCACTGCCTTCGAGGAGAGGGGCAAGGCCCTGCTATTATTGCGGAAGGAGCTGGAACAGCAGCCGCGGACCGGGTCGCAAGCATCCCTTCTTCTGACTATGATGTTGCTGGCAATGTCGCACGGAGTTGACTGCGATATGGCCGATTTTG AACGCGAAGAACCCTCTAAATGGATTAATGCACATCAGGCGCTTAGAGAGGTGACGCCAAATGATATTCACCGGTTCTTGAACTATTGTCTGAAGCTTAAGTATGGTCAAGGGGGGCGGCATCTGAAAGGCACAAAAAAGGCTAGCGCTCTCCGCGCAGATTGGAAGAGCCTTCGAGGATATTACCGCAAGATCACACGGAACAAAATCAGTCAAGATGATAGCGAGGAAGTCAATGCA GGTATTCGAAGTCTGGTAGACAAGTTTCAATTGGATACCCAGGAGCGGGATAAAACTCCGGTTTATATTCAGGATCTAACAGAGTTCACGGAAACTATTCTGCGGACTCAGGAGAAGCGGTTCTACGTGGGATATGAGCGGATACAACTGTGTATCTTCACCATGCTTGGTATATACACAGTAAATCGCCTCAGTGCCCTACTCTCTCTCCAGTTCAAACACTTGCAGTTTTCGATTCAGAGGGATCCTCTTGGTGGTCCTCCTGTGCTGCTTGTAGAAATACGATCAGAGCACACAAAACAATTTCTAGGCATATCTCAGCT CAATAACTTCCCTCTTCCTGAAATTATCGATGATCCTTCTCTTATTTTTAGCCCAcatgtcttcctcttcggaaCTCTCTTTTGGTTGAATGCTTTTGCAGCTCCTCGTCTGAATTCTATGGAACGCCTCAGAGAATTATTGATCGAAGATGGCCGCCAGCAAATGGTATTACCATTGAAGCCTGAAATCAAAGAATACTACCTTTTCTGCATGACCCGGGTTGTAGATGGGGATGCAGTACTTCAATGGAATCAACCCATGAATGAGAGCACTATGTCCGGACGATTGAACAGTCTTGGGTTGATTCACGGCTGGCTTCACTCTATGTTTGCTCACCGGTTCCGCTATGGTGGAGGCAAGATGCTGAATGAGAGCG GAGCTGTGAGCGAAGCTCAACAGAATTTGATTATGAAGCACGCTGATATCCGCACATTCTTGGACCACTACCTTCCACGCAATATCGACACAGATATGCAAAATATTATGAATGGTCGTGATCCAAACACCACATTGATGCGCGCCATCACTCGCATGAGCCGGTGGATAGACAAGAGACGCCCCCGACACCTTTCAGACAAACAAAGAGCCTCCCTTCGTCAACATCCAGACTATTTGGAAGCTGTACGACGACGGGACAAGCGAGCAAGGGCGATCAAGCACAATTCTAGCCCACAGATGCAGTCACAATTAGACAGGTTGTCACGGGAAGTAACAAACACATTCAATCGATTGTGCAGGGctctgagagaaacaacgcGGAAAGAATTTGACCATAAACAGGCGGTCATTGATATTGAGCGTCAACTGTCTGGCACAGCTGTGAATGATGACGAAGCGAAGGAAGTCCTTCAGAATGAGGCTCAAATGCTTCCAGATCAGATCCACCTACTTGAGAAGCTCCTCACCTGGCCCACGTCTCGTTCCTTGGAAGCGGAGTGGCAGCGTCGGAATGTAGCTGTCATGGCAGTTACCAAGTATTGCTCCGTTCGTGAGGGAGGCCCTTTACGAGGACGGTCTAAGCGAAAAGTACCAAGTGAAGGTTTTGATGATGAACAGCCTGTCACGCGCAAACACAATGCGGGTGGACACTGTAGCTTGGAcctctcccctccccccAAAAATATACTTCAAAAGGCAGAAGAACATATCAGAACGGCTGAGCGGCCGAAGAAATGTTTCCAATGCTATGGAGATGATCAATTACCGGATCACCGTCGAGCCCAAGAGTGGACAGAATATAAGTCAATTCTCAGACATTTTCGGAGCAAGCATCTGAAAGACCGAAGATGTGATTTTTGCGAGACCGAACTTCTGCATGAGATGCACCTGCGCAACCATGCAGCTGCAATACACCGTCTGGTAACATGA
- a CDS encoding uncharacterized protein (COG:S;~EggNog:ENOG410PTJJ;~InterPro:IPR032567,IPR005162,IPR036875;~PFAM:PF03732;~go_function: GO:0003676 - nucleic acid binding [Evidence IEA];~go_function: GO:0008270 - zinc ion binding [Evidence IEA]), translating to MDPFQELRNEFSSTIRALQNEIESIKNEPKPLQRPKPCLPDPEKFNGQSLKFDTWLASMKAKLRIDAPAIGDAVAQFYYVYLNLESKVQALVLPQLSYAEDTNTWDYNTILDQLSLVYDNPNKIQEAEDHLLALKQDSGESVAAYIAKFERILYEAKGKDWPDVTKISAFRKGLNPTLRGRLNQQLNLPRSYIEFLRVVQQLGSHSFSSNSTNVSHPQSHQSGSHTKSDPMDLSVININSLSAASTSLDERNRRRQQGSCVRCGSSNHWVKDCSMKAHKESKQSWNQQMLAKLETNGIDDGGD from the coding sequence atggacccctttcaagaactccgaaacgaattttcttctacgatccgcgccctccagaatgaaatcgaatccatcaaaaacgaacccaaaccacttcaacgaccaaagccatgcctccccgatcccgagaaattcaatggacaatctttgaagtttgatacctggcttgcttcgatgaaggctaagcttaggattgatgctccagctattggtgatgcagtggctcagttctactatgtctatctgaatctggaaagcaaagtccaagctctagttcttccccagttatcttacgcagaagacaccaacacctgggattacaacactatccttgatcaactatctctggtttacgacaaccccaacaagattcaagaagctgaagatcatctattagccctaaagcaggacagtggtgaatctgtggcagcctacatcgccaagtttgagaggattctttatgaggcaaagggcaaagattggcctgatgtcaccaagatttcagcattcaggaaaggcctcaatcctactctccgaggacgccTCAACCAGCAACTAAATCttccaagatcctacatcgAATTCCTTCGCGTGGtgcaacaattgggaagtcattctttcagctcaaattccaccaatgtttcccaccctcaatcacaccaatctggttctcacaccaagtctgatcctatggacctcagcgtcatcaatatcaactccctgtcagcagcgtccacctccctagatgaaaggaacagacgacgacaacaaggatcctgtgtgagatgtggctcctctaatcattgggtgaaagattgttccatgaaggcacacaaggaatccaaacAATCATGGAATCAGCAGATGCTTGCGAAGCTGGAGACAAAtggtattgatgatggtggtgactgA
- a CDS encoding uncharacterized protein (COG:U;~EggNog:ENOG410QDYE;~InterPro:IPR020846,IPR011701,IPR036259;~PFAM:PF07690;~TransMembrane:12 (i91-110o130-150i157-175o181-205i217-237o249-266i322-348o360-380i401-420o426-446i470-488o494-514i);~go_function: GO:0022857 - transmembrane transporter activity [Evidence IEA];~go_process: GO:0055085 - transmembrane transport [Evidence IEA]) → MPSSPASFGNDLPRSNGTKGWVVGGRFCEDSARLELYSSDRGRPDEVNFDFPPTAVESRHLDETKEDVLVLDFLEGDRENPFNWSWARKSFISILLCLMTLFVGLATTAYSSGVTRMTRDLGVSTELGQLGLFTFNFVCAIAPLFLAPFCELVGRRVVYVGAYILFAVTFIGLALGKNIATILVCRALLGLFGCVGTILVGGTFSDMYMPDKRATPMAGFSYVAILGTVAAPIYAGFIDETIGWRWIEGIQGLSNIPLLLLVAIFLQETRGGAIIQKRAKLFRQQTGDERYKANNELEAPTLKHMLHNSSVKAIHMLLTEPAVLAFGLWIGFAWFVTFLFLSVIPITFQEKRGWSEGIAGLPYISLCVGTSIGFVTNFIQIRKYDAISAARHRRLVPESRLYGAMFGAIWLPIGLFIYSFTQYGYLHWIGPTVALAPIAIGIFYIFESTYSFTSDCYGENSSSAIAGQGLLRNTLGGVAPLFASQFFHNVGSQFAGLILALAASVLALIPFVFFKKGKQIRARSKLTKPQQGDKS, encoded by the coding sequence ATGCCGTCGTCCCCTGCATCGTTCGGCAATGACTTACCTCGAAGTAATGGAACAAAAGGATGGGTTGTGGGTGGGAGATTTTGTGAAGATTCGGCTAGGCTGGAACTGTACAGCTCCGATCGAGGACGTCCTGATGAAGTCAACTTTGATTTCCCACCGACCGCAGTAGAGTCCAGACACCTAGATGAAACCAAAGAAGATGTCCTAGTTTTGGACTTTCTGGAAGGCGATCGAGAGAATCCGTTCAATTGGAGCTGGGCTCGAAAGAGCTTCATATCGATCCTCCTCTGCCTCATGACGTTATTTGTCGGTCTCGCTACCACGGCCTACAGCTCGGGCGTTACGCGCATGACACGAGATTTGGGCGTATCGACTGAGCTCGGTCAGCTAGGGCTGTTCACGTTCAATTTCGTATGCGCCATCGCGCCATTATTCCTGGCACCATTCTGCGAACTTGTTGGAAGAAGAGTCGTGTATGTGGGTGCATATATTTTATTTGCCGTGACGTTCATTGGATTGGCGCTTGGCAAAAATATAGCTACGATCCTGGTATGCCGGGCGCTCTTAGGCTTGTTTGGATGCGTTGGGACAATTTTGGTTGGAGGAACCTTTAGCGATATGTATATGCCCGATAAGCGAGCAACACCTATGGCGGGCTTCTCCTACGTGGCTATCCTAGGTACGGTAGCTGCTCCAATATACGCAGGCTTCATTGATGAAACGATCGGATGGAGATGGATTGAAGGAATTCAGGGGTTATCAAATATACCCTTGCTCCTGCTGGTCGCAATTTTCTTGCAGGAAACGCGCGGCGGCGCCATTATACAAAAGCGGGCAAAGCTGTTCCGCCAGCAAACAGGTGATGAGCGATACAAAGCCAATAATGAGCTAGAAGCTCCAACTCTAAAGCATATGCTTCATAATTCCTCTGTCAAAGCAATTCACATGCTACTGACAGAGCCAGCTGTGCTTGCTTTTGGGCTATGGATCGGCTTCGCCTGGTTCGTGACATTCCTCTTCTTGTCTGTAATACCAATCACCTTCCAAGAAAAACGTGGTTGGAGCGAAGGAATCGCCGGCCTACCTTACATCTCTCTCTGTGTTGGTACCAGCATAGGCTTCGTGACCAATTTCATTCAAATCCGCAAGTACGATGCTATATCAGCGGCTCGGCATCGACGACTTGTCCCAGAATCACGCCTGTATGGAGCCATGTTCGGCGCCATCTGGCTCCCCATCGGGCTTTTCATCTACAGCTTCACGCAGTATGGATACTTGCACTGGATAGGGCCGACGGTGGCACTGGCCCCGATTGCCATCGGCATCTTCTACATCTTTGAGTCAACCTACAGCTTCACGTCAGATTGTTATGGGGAGAACTCATCTTCAGCAATCGCGGGTCAGGGTCTCTTGCGGAACACATTGGGTGGGGTGGCGCCCCTATTCGCATCACAATTTTTTCATAATGTTGGGAGTCAGTTTGCAGGTCTCATTCTGGCTTTGGCTGCCTCGGTGCTGGCATTGATTCcctttgttttcttcaagAAGGGAAAGCAGATCCGAGCGCGGTCAAAGCTGACAAAGCCGCAGCAGGGAGACAAATCCTAA
- a CDS encoding uncharacterized protein (COG:L;~EggNog:ENOG410PI7H) has protein sequence MRKHWRQVHQWSQQTRRGRVGQRERTQGAAELRRSFTTVAWQQIFPSGPGSHYIHIRFPEGHPPPPLPPADQAQRAVDAIITAWDQARTAQEQQAVIQADRITDANPWLRRTGWARYLEGVHPQDLLRLVEAPPEEPPDPIEQAIQAIWNAMGQLARRSQQTVQRCGTGICMEAARTEAGQTPYRPLQAYMDETSVQKHVQAWQQVLGFIARTQATQAGQGMPEWCGPLPVYGMTARQQRKWQMLWQLAMPTMARPQQAPHRARARAVHMFPGAGRILEQGGNPGSYRATEGRGVSPGDQPTAGHGVSPEHVEEAEETGNAGSTEPAWMMSPMERACLEFCIELLNQRHRAHEYESPLVCAMAVLGWGETGWRDPDSYPPFYRG, from the coding sequence ATGCGAAAGCACTGGCGCCAGGTCCATCAATGGTCCCAACAGACCCGCCGTGGCCGGGTTGGCCAGAGAGAGCGCACACAAGGGGCCGCTGAGCTCCGGCGTTCATTCACCACCGTAGCATGGCAGCAGAtcttcccatcgggcccGGGGTCCCATTACATCCATATCCGCTTCCCAGAGGgccacccaccaccaccactgccCCCCGCGGACCAGGCCCAACGGGCCGTCGATGCCATCATCACCGCATGGGATCAGGCTCGAACGGCCCAGGAACAACAGGCCGTCATCCAGGCCGATCGGATCACCGATGCTAACCCGTGGCTCCGCCGGACCGGGTGGGCACGATACCTGGAAGGTGTGCACCCCCAGGACCTGCTCCGGCTGGTGGAAGCGCCCCCCGAGGAGCCCCCGGATCCCATtgaacaggccatccaggccaTTTGGAATGCCATGGGCCAGTTGGCCCGGCGGAGCCAGCAGACCGTGCAGCGGTGTGGAACCGGCATTTGTATGGAGGCGGCCCGGACCGAGGCCGGACAGACCCCATACCGGCCGCTCCAGGCGTACATGGATGAAACCAGTGTCCAGAAGCATGTGCAGGCGTGGCAGCaagtgttgggcttcattgcacgcacacaggccacccaggccgGACAGGGCATGCCGGAGTGGTGTGGTCCGCTGcccgtgtatgggatgaccgcgcggcagcagcggaagtggcagatgttgtggcagcttgccatgcccaccatggcgaggccccaacaggcgccccatcgagcccgggctcgggcggtccatatgttccccggggccggtcggatcctagagcagggtgggaaccccggcagttatcgggccacagaggggcgtggggtgagccccggagatcagcccacagccgggcatggggtgagccccgagcatgtggaagaagcagaggagactggcaatgcaggcagcaccgagccggcatggatgatgagcccaatggagcgtgcctgcttggagttttgcattgagctgctcaaccagcgccaccgtgcccatgaatatgaaagcccccttgtgtgtgccatggcggtgctcggctggggggagactgggtggcgtgatcccgacagttaccccccattttatcgcggatga